The DNA region TCTCAACACTCTttacttagtacccataaggcAGCAAGCCTAGGTGCTTTTACTATGCTTGATTAACTTGCATTCGACAATAATAGTTTCTACACAAGGAACAGGCGCACAGCAAACTAATAGTAACAGATCACAATATTTATTCACAGCTTGCTTTCGTGGCACAGACTCCACATCACGAGGCATGCTAGTAGGCATGAAGTGAAATGAAATTAGCATGAAGTGGAATAATTAGTTGCAGATACACTTGCATCACCAACAAAACTCCCAGGGGCTAGCCATTTCGGTCAAATGGACTCTGCACGTACGGCCATGTTTTGCGCTCCAAATAGGGTTTCTACAGCAGATTCAGTAGAAACCCCATTAACAGTTTGCATACCCAGTACATCGTGATCTTAGCCCCAGATTCTAAATTGTGGTGCATAAGCAACAGTCGAGTCCAGGACCAACGCTAGGTGTGACATTGATATTCAGAAATCAATCAAGATTCAAGGACCAATTGTAAGACAAATGGGGATTCAGGCAGTTCTAGTTAGTTACCCAGGGTGATCTTTGGGGCGGGTTCAGAGCCTGCCGACGCGGCACGCTCCTCGGCGTCGCGAAGCACCTGCTGCGTCAGCGCCAGCCGCGCCGACACCTTTttgccgccgtcgtcgccggccCCGGCCGCCGAGCAGCGGAGGCGTACCAATCCGGCACGGCCAATGGCCAGGTTCAGGCCCAGGCTCGGGGCCGAGCACGGGGGTACCTGGAACACCAGAGAGGAGACCTGGCGGAAGCCAAGACGTAGGAGACTGGCGCTCCGCATGGCGGCCGCCATTGGTTGCTAGCGTGTGGAGGTAGGCGAGCGGCGGAACTAGCGGGCACGGCCGCACGGCGAACGGGTCgggtgagggggggggggggtggggggggaggGGTTGAGGAGCGGAAGAAGAGCAGGCAGCAACCAATTGCTCTGGGCTTTTTTGTGTACGCATTGGAGCGGAAGAAGAGCAGGCAGCAACCAATTGATCTGGGCTTTTTTGTGTACGCATTTGTTTTAGTAACTGGGCAGGTTTGAGATCTAGCCCATCTCTGGAGGACTTTCGCTAATTCGGCCGGAattttcttctctccttttGCAAAAACTTGTTGATTCAGCTCTCCTCTCTACAGATAACAAATCATGAAACCCTTAATACAATCAGATCTATTTTTTTGAGCTCAATTTTCCCCATATACAAAAAATCAACAAGAAGAGAAACGAACAAAGATGCGGTGAAAGAAGAAAAATGAAAGACCAAAAGCACGTGCCGGACGGTTAACATCGTTGGAACGTCAAATCAATCAACTCCTGTAGACCATTGTGATGGGAAAGTTTCCACCTTAGGCCCCGTTTAGATGCACTCCAaattccaaatttttacactctctctccatcacatcaattttgagacacatgcatggagcagtaaatgtatgtaaaaaaaactaattgcacagtttaattgtacatcacgaaacgaatcttttgagcctaattagtccattattagataaaatttgtcaaatacaaacgaaagtgaTACAGTAGCACTGTTGCAAattttttgcaatctaaacaaggccttaGGCCTTCTTCGGTTAATCCTCTCGAGCAGGGGActgagggtgtgttcgttttctagggtctaaagtttagaggggtcacatcaaagagaatcttgtcatttagaagtattaaataaagtctaattataaaactaattgcagaagcccagtgctaattcgcgagacgaatctaatgaggtatattagtccatgattagcggatgattactgtagcattactgtggcaaattatggattaattaggctcattaaatttatctcgcgaattagcacccatctgtgcaaaaagttttataattagactttatttaatacttctaaatgacaagattctctttgatgtgatgtgtctaaaatttagagggcaGGAAACGAACACGCCCTGAGAGGGATTGGAAGGGATTAAGGTCTTACTCAATTGCTAGTTCATCCAGTGCTATAGCAGATTATACAACGGAAAAGGTGGAGGAAAGAATTCGCTACATTTGAATACGAGGGAGGTGTGTTTTGCGATCACCAAAAATATTTTGATATCAACAATGGAATTAGTAATACGCCAGAGCACCTCTTATTACCACCTATTATAAAAAATAGTTTTTTAATATTACAAAGAGGAATAGGTAATCTGCTTGAGATACTTTTAGTGGCCTGATGGGTCTGGAGGTGCTCTTAGTCTCCTCATGGGGCTCATGCTCATGGCGCACTCTTGCTCTTGAAAAACTCCAACTGCTGCATCGGCCAAGCAAAGAATCTTGCACTTCGGAATTTAAACTTTTAGAGAGGCAAAACTAGAAGAAATTGGTCATGATCAATTCACCCATATTCACACGAACAGAACAGCAGTAACGGCTAAATGCAGATCGTGTTTTTACCGGACAAGGAAAATCCCCCCGGTGTTCTTCTTTACCTACAGTATGCAACAACTACCCGACCCTACTGCTCTTACAGCTATCCACCACGTCTGTAGCACTCCCATTCATGTCACTACAGCTACTCCCCAACCCCACGCTGCCGTTGGTGCTGCTCCCGCCATCTCTGTGGCCGCCGGTGCGGCCGTTGCTGCCGCTGTAGAAGCACACGACCCTGCACTTCACCACGCCCGCGCCGGCCAggtacacgtggaaccccggcgCCACCATCATCTTCACGCTGGCCGGCTCCAGCCTCCCCGCCCGGCCGGCCGCGGCGTCCTCCATGAACCGCGGGTCGAAGCGCGCGCCGCGTTCCGCGCGCACTACGGGGAGCGGCGGGTGGACGGACCGCGCCAGGAGGCGGACGCCCCACACGCCCTTGGCGGCCAGGAAGAACGCCTGCAGCAGCGGCTCCGGCCACGCCCGCGCGCGGGCCCACCCGAGGGAGGACACCACATCGCTCATCTTGGCGTCGCAGAACCGGCTGAGCCCCTCGCTGTAGTGCTTGGTGCCGTGGAGCAGGACCTCCTCCCACGTCAGCACCGCGACGGCGTGGTACGCCGCGAGGTTAGCCTCGCACCGGCCCGCGGGGTCCGGGGTGTGGACGTCGGCGTCGGTGTCCAGCTCGAAGTCGGCGTGGAAGGCGCGGTTGAGGAAGCTCTCGAGGTTCGGGCCGGGGCTGGCGGGGCTGCGCAGGTGCGTGGACAGCGCGCGCGCGAGGTTCCgcacggcggcgcgcgcggtggAGACGGCGCGGAGGAAGGTGTCgacggggaaggcggcggccgtgggcgtCGGGAGCACGCGCGCCTCGAGGCGCGCGAGCTTGAGCTCCAGCTCGGCGAGCGAGTGCTTCAGGCGCGTGGTCTCCTCCAGCGCCTCGTCCCGCGTGCGGGTGGCCGCGGCGAGCCTCCGGGAGAGGTCGGCCGCGGCGAGGCGCCACTGCTCGCCGTCCCCCGCGTCGCCGGCCCTTCCCGAGGCCGacgtcggcgacggcgacgagcgCGGGGTGGAGCGGCGCGTGAGGGAGACGAACAGCGAGCGGATGACGGCCCCGGGCGACGCCGGCGCGAGGGCGCGCTGCTTGAAGCGGCAGTCGGAGCAGGACACCGCCGCGGCGTACGCCGCCGCGtcggcgccgtcgccggccttGCCCCCGCGGGGCGTCTTCTTGctggcgccaccgccgccgccatggtggAGCGGCGTCG from Panicum hallii strain FIL2 chromosome 9, PHallii_v3.1, whole genome shotgun sequence includes:
- the LOC112875841 gene encoding IRK-interacting protein-like, with the protein product MVSSPSPPPAFPTVGSDEPKQQRCGAKAAPEKADKKYAHVPTPLHHGGGGGASKKTPRGGKAGDGADAAAYAAAVSCSDCRFKQRALAPASPGAVIRSLFVSLTRRSTPRSSPSPTSASGRAGDAGDGEQWRLAAADLSRRLAAATRTRDEALEETTRLKHSLAELELKLARLEARVLPTPTAAAFPVDTFLRAVSTARAAVRNLARALSTHLRSPASPGPNLESFLNRAFHADFELDTDADVHTPDPAGRCEANLAAYHAVAVLTWEEVLLHGTKHYSEGLSRFCDAKMSDVVSSLGWARARAWPEPLLQAFFLAAKGVWGVRLLARSVHPPLPVVRAERGARFDPRFMEDAAAGRAGRLEPASVKMMVAPGFHVYLAGAGVVKCRVVCFYSGSNGRTGGHRDGGSSTNGSVGLGSSCSDMNGSATDVVDSCKSSRVG